A genome region from Myxococcota bacterium includes the following:
- the thrS gene encoding threonine--tRNA ligase translates to MHAHENPRDTLCHSCEHVLAAAIIKLYPGAQITMGPKDHSDGFYYDVDIGRPVVPEDLPVIEAEMKRLIKKGDAFEQTELPKAEAYGLFEKLGQRYKKEILDWIPSDTVTIYQNGDFVDLCRGPHLPNASSIKAFKLTGVSGSYWRADKNREMLQRISGIAFESQEALDSHLHKIEEAKKRDHRKLGPQLELFSVSDPLIGAGLVTWLPKGARVRVAIEDYLRDAHFKHGYEMVFSPHIAKSDLWKTSGHWEFYRDSMFAPMDVDGQEYVLKPMNCPFHILTFKNKMRSYRELPFRYAEFGTVYRYELAGVMHGLMRVRGFTQDDAHLFCRWDQIDEELDRVIGFVLMVLNKFGFSKFEVNLSTRPEKFVGEVEEWEKAEASLKRAIERHGLTYQVDEGGGAFYGPKIDIKLQDCLDRMWQCSTVQLDFNNPERFDLNFVNPEGQNERPVMIHRALLGSLERFMGILIEEHAGALPFWLAPEQIRILGIADRHLDYAKNLERALVNAGFRVTVPMGSDKLGAKIRDAQMSKVPLMLVIGDKEIEQQGAAVRTRTGEDLGFMTETALLEYCKAI, encoded by the coding sequence ATGCATGCCCATGAAAATCCTCGGGACACTCTGTGTCATAGCTGCGAACACGTTCTTGCTGCTGCGATAATCAAGCTGTACCCGGGAGCGCAAATCACCATGGGCCCCAAAGACCACTCAGATGGTTTTTATTACGATGTCGATATTGGCAGGCCAGTCGTCCCCGAAGATTTGCCGGTAATTGAAGCCGAGATGAAGCGCCTGATTAAAAAAGGCGATGCGTTTGAGCAAACAGAACTTCCCAAAGCTGAAGCTTACGGCTTGTTCGAAAAACTTGGTCAGCGCTATAAAAAAGAAATTTTAGATTGGATCCCGAGTGATACTGTCACCATTTACCAAAACGGCGACTTCGTTGACCTTTGCCGCGGGCCGCATCTTCCAAATGCCAGCAGCATCAAAGCTTTTAAACTAACCGGCGTATCAGGCTCGTACTGGCGCGCAGATAAAAACCGCGAAATGTTGCAGCGCATTTCAGGCATCGCATTTGAATCGCAAGAAGCGCTGGATTCCCATCTGCATAAGATTGAAGAAGCCAAAAAGAGAGACCATCGCAAACTGGGTCCTCAGCTTGAGTTGTTTTCCGTATCCGATCCTTTGATCGGCGCAGGCTTAGTCACTTGGCTTCCTAAAGGCGCGAGAGTGCGCGTTGCCATCGAAGACTATCTGCGCGACGCGCATTTTAAGCACGGCTACGAGATGGTCTTCTCACCGCATATTGCGAAGTCTGATTTGTGGAAAACCTCCGGCCACTGGGAGTTCTATCGCGACAGCATGTTCGCGCCGATGGACGTTGATGGACAAGAATATGTCCTCAAGCCCATGAACTGTCCTTTTCATATTTTAACTTTTAAGAATAAAATGCGCAGCTATCGCGAGCTGCCGTTTAGATACGCTGAGTTTGGAACGGTCTATCGCTACGAGCTTGCTGGCGTCATGCACGGCCTCATGCGCGTGCGTGGATTCACCCAGGATGATGCGCATTTATTCTGCCGTTGGGATCAAATTGACGAAGAACTCGATCGTGTAATCGGCTTCGTTTTAATGGTGCTTAACAAGTTTGGCTTCTCTAAATTTGAAGTTAATCTATCCACAAGGCCTGAAAAATTTGTGGGTGAAGTAGAAGAATGGGAAAAAGCTGAGGCGAGTCTTAAGCGTGCCATTGAACGTCATGGCTTAACTTACCAGGTCGACGAAGGCGGCGGTGCTTTTTACGGTCCTAAGATTGATATTAAACTTCAAGACTGCTTAGACCGCATGTGGCAATGCTCAACCGTTCAGCTCGATTTTAATAACCCTGAGCGATTCGATTTGAACTTTGTTAACCCCGAAGGCCAAAACGAACGACCGGTGATGATTCACCGAGCGCTCCTAGGATCCCTGGAGCGTTTTATGGGGATCTTGATCGAAGAGCACGCTGGTGCCCTGCCTTTCTGGCTTGCTCCTGAACAGATTCGTATTTTGGGTATTGCTGATAGGCATTTGGATTACGCGAAAAATCTTGAACGTGCACTGGTAAACGCTGGTTTTAGAGTGACTGTCCCAATGGGTAGCGATAAATTAGGCGCCAAAATCAGAGACGCTCAAATGTCAAAAGTACCGTTGATGCTGGTTATTGGCGACAAAGAGATTGAACAGCAAGGTGCAGCAGTTCGAACGAGAACAGGGGAAGACCTAGGCTTTATGACTGAAACCGCTTTACTCGAATACTGCAAAGCGATTTGA
- a CDS encoding NINE protein: MRILLLAAFVFLSHSVLANNSTHFSGAPCLSTNECDGQAFCNPDGKCQCLDGWSDLPKAACSYKEKSQAPAFILQALFGLLGAGEFYVNNNGQGAGQLILTVAVAIASGLNKAKEGKNGLLLGAHATLSLGAACWWLADLIRFGRNEVTDGNGYPLRGW, encoded by the coding sequence ATGCGCATTTTACTTTTAGCTGCTTTCGTTTTTCTGTCTCACTCAGTGCTCGCCAACAACAGCACCCACTTTTCCGGAGCACCATGCTTGTCAACGAATGAGTGTGACGGCCAAGCTTTTTGCAACCCCGATGGAAAGTGTCAGTGCTTAGATGGGTGGAGCGATTTACCCAAAGCTGCCTGCTCTTACAAGGAAAAAAGCCAAGCGCCTGCCTTCATACTTCAGGCGCTTTTCGGACTGCTTGGCGCTGGGGAGTTTTACGTAAACAATAATGGGCAAGGCGCGGGTCAGTTAATCCTAACGGTTGCTGTGGCTATTGCCTCTGGCCTGAACAAAGCAAAAGAAGGCAAAAATGGGCTGCTTTTAGGGGCGCATGCGACTCTTTCGTTGGGGGCTGCCTGCTGGTGGCTTGCAGATTTAATTAGATTTGGAAGAAATGAGGTTACCGATGGGAACGGATACCCGTTAAGAGGTTGGTGA
- a CDS encoding AAA family ATPase, whose product MRIKRLEIFGFKSFADRAVIHFDAGVTGIVGPNGCGKSNVVDALRWVMGEQNAKHLRGDQMQDIIFNGSQNRGPMGLAEVSLTLENDGQLVPSEYSHFDEIEVTRRLYRNGDSEYEINKRTCRLRDITEFFLGTGVGTKAYSIIEQGRVASLVQAKPEDRRQIIEEAAGITKYKMRKLAAERKMDSTSQNLLRINDITKEVEQRLGSLEKQAQKAERFQNLNAQIRDFELHEASIRFFDFTNQAQFHRIQHSAAEEALLNQLEAIASHEAAVQTERDLLNDAQQKLNLTQSMIQAVDSSIALSQRDIQFTESTLASKQKQALHTADETKRIEQRLLQLNAEKEQLALQKQTVAAENANVEQRVSIASANLQQLTATRAGYHQTTNLIQSKIMQAAREATQAQGEINSRIQQREQAKQREKTLEQETALLKTQLEAADSQRQSLAADIQKTNEEKQSRQIEISAAQTALSELNNRLNEANQSKQKLAASLASKQGRLSALIESLKDPKRPEHAGLKRAGELVDIPESFESLIEDACGDRLEAYLVQDLLTGLELSQKGRLRFFTDTNNPLKFDIVENTEEALVKWPKARQEGIILITKSGELYDIDGSCVAGDRVKSAGLLVKKREIAALQAELTTLQSELESSTLAIEVLTKEQQSTRDQLDALKTQQQTISLSAARLEEALKNRESSDKSLRSRISALESESAKLQVNPAYSEDQLKALQDKWALALEVHQKLEMDLSAHQLQMTQFETDFAAQSEAFTHIRIEAASAKERLSHLTRSEQQTTQNIEDIRLQIQNLSRQLSELSEDEIQLHAQAKLAAEKIETATKELAALKQNQIAEQESCAKQRQVLAGLEAGISKQRQDIDALQKLTHKLLLEIREAELSLEAVNKRLYDKYQLLPAQIIHDYHHKNFDAETSEAELKTLKRQLDNLGPINQGAIEEFAELGKRYTFLSTQSEDLANALGQLEAAIQKINETTKQRFEEAFNAINERFSQVFPRLFRGGKAWLELTNPADLLNTGVEIFAQPPGKKLASIALMSGGEKALTATSLIFSIFLIKPSPFCLLDEVDAPLDEANVDRFSQMVAEMSKISQFIVITHNKRTMEKADQLYGVTMEQAGISRTVHVQVNDRAPAPTPAESELWVQ is encoded by the coding sequence ATGCGGATTAAGCGGCTGGAAATATTTGGCTTTAAATCATTTGCCGATCGAGCGGTTATTCATTTTGATGCTGGCGTTACAGGAATTGTTGGGCCCAATGGTTGTGGCAAATCGAACGTCGTGGATGCCCTGAGATGGGTTATGGGTGAGCAAAACGCCAAACACCTGCGTGGCGATCAAATGCAGGATATTATCTTTAATGGATCACAAAATCGCGGACCCATGGGCCTCGCAGAAGTGTCATTAACACTGGAAAACGACGGTCAATTAGTTCCTAGCGAATACAGTCATTTCGATGAAATTGAAGTCACTAGACGTCTCTACAGAAACGGCGACTCCGAATATGAAATCAATAAACGCACTTGCCGATTGCGAGATATCACTGAATTTTTTCTGGGCACCGGCGTAGGAACCAAAGCATACTCGATAATCGAACAAGGCCGAGTGGCAAGCCTAGTACAAGCAAAACCAGAAGACCGTCGCCAAATCATCGAAGAAGCCGCTGGAATCACCAAATATAAAATGCGAAAGCTTGCTGCCGAGCGAAAAATGGACAGCACCAGCCAAAACCTACTTCGCATTAATGATATTACCAAGGAAGTCGAGCAACGCTTAGGCTCTTTGGAAAAACAAGCCCAAAAAGCCGAGCGCTTTCAAAATCTAAACGCCCAAATCCGCGATTTCGAGCTACATGAAGCCAGCATCCGTTTCTTCGATTTCACCAACCAAGCTCAGTTTCACCGCATCCAACACAGCGCCGCAGAAGAAGCGCTCTTAAATCAATTAGAAGCCATCGCCAGCCATGAAGCTGCCGTCCAAACGGAACGTGATCTGCTAAACGATGCGCAGCAAAAGCTGAACCTCACACAAAGCATGATCCAAGCCGTAGACAGCTCCATCGCGCTGTCCCAGCGGGATATCCAGTTTACCGAAAGCACGCTTGCTTCCAAACAAAAGCAAGCCCTGCACACTGCTGACGAAACCAAACGCATCGAGCAACGACTGCTACAACTCAACGCAGAAAAAGAGCAACTCGCCCTCCAAAAACAAACCGTTGCCGCCGAAAACGCCAATGTAGAACAGCGCGTCAGCATCGCCTCCGCCAACCTGCAGCAGCTAACCGCTACCCGCGCTGGCTATCATCAAACAACCAACTTAATTCAATCCAAGATCATGCAGGCGGCCCGAGAAGCCACTCAAGCTCAGGGCGAAATCAACTCGCGCATTCAACAGCGCGAACAAGCCAAACAGCGGGAAAAAACCTTAGAACAAGAGACCGCTCTTCTAAAAACTCAACTCGAAGCCGCCGACAGCCAAAGGCAGTCGCTTGCCGCAGACATTCAAAAGACAAACGAAGAAAAACAGTCGCGTCAAATTGAAATCAGCGCAGCTCAAACGGCACTCAGCGAACTAAACAACCGCCTAAACGAAGCCAATCAATCAAAGCAAAAGCTAGCAGCAAGCCTCGCCTCCAAACAAGGCCGCCTAAGCGCCCTCATCGAATCGCTGAAAGATCCAAAGCGCCCCGAACACGCCGGCCTAAAGCGCGCAGGCGAGCTAGTCGATATCCCAGAATCCTTCGAAAGCCTGATCGAAGACGCCTGCGGCGATCGCCTAGAAGCCTACCTGGTTCAAGATCTGCTCACAGGCCTCGAACTCTCTCAAAAAGGCCGCTTGCGCTTTTTCACCGACACCAACAACCCGCTTAAATTCGACATTGTCGAAAACACCGAAGAAGCGCTTGTAAAATGGCCGAAAGCCCGCCAAGAAGGCATCATCCTAATCACCAAATCCGGTGAACTTTACGACATCGACGGCTCATGCGTTGCAGGCGACCGCGTAAAAAGCGCCGGCCTCTTAGTCAAAAAACGCGAGATCGCTGCCCTTCAGGCCGAACTCACCACGCTTCAATCCGAACTAGAGTCCAGCACTCTAGCCATCGAAGTCCTAACCAAAGAACAACAAAGCACCCGCGATCAGCTAGACGCCCTGAAAACTCAACAGCAAACGATCTCCTTAAGCGCAGCCCGCCTAGAAGAAGCTCTCAAAAACCGCGAAAGCAGTGACAAGAGCCTGCGCTCAAGAATTTCAGCACTAGAATCCGAATCGGCCAAATTGCAAGTCAACCCAGCCTATTCAGAAGACCAACTCAAAGCCCTACAAGACAAATGGGCCCTAGCTCTAGAAGTGCATCAAAAGTTGGAAATGGACCTCTCCGCTCATCAGCTTCAGATGACCCAATTTGAAACCGATTTCGCAGCCCAAAGCGAAGCGTTCACTCACATTAGAATCGAAGCCGCTTCAGCCAAAGAGCGCTTAAGCCACTTAACCAGATCCGAACAACAAACCACTCAAAATATCGAAGACATCAGACTTCAAATCCAAAACCTAAGCCGGCAACTCAGCGAACTCTCCGAAGATGAAATCCAGCTGCACGCACAAGCGAAACTAGCCGCCGAAAAAATCGAAACAGCCACCAAAGAACTCGCGGCGCTTAAGCAAAACCAAATCGCCGAGCAAGAATCCTGCGCCAAACAAAGACAAGTTCTGGCAGGCCTAGAAGCCGGCATTTCAAAGCAACGCCAAGACATCGATGCTCTGCAGAAGCTAACGCACAAACTACTCCTAGAAATTCGCGAAGCCGAACTATCCCTTGAAGCCGTAAACAAGCGCCTTTACGACAAGTACCAACTGCTCCCAGCGCAAATCATCCACGACTATCATCATAAAAACTTTGACGCCGAAACCAGCGAAGCCGAGCTTAAAACACTTAAACGCCAACTGGATAACCTAGGCCCGATCAATCAAGGCGCTATCGAAGAATTCGCTGAACTCGGCAAACGCTACACCTTCTTAAGCACCCAAAGCGAAGACTTAGCAAATGCCCTAGGCCAACTAGAAGCCGCCATTCAAAAAATCAATGAAACGACCAAACAGCGTTTCGAAGAAGCCTTCAACGCCATCAATGAGCGCTTCTCTCAAGTCTTCCCAAGACTCTTCAGAGGCGGCAAAGCGTGGCTCGAGCTAACCAATCCAGCAGACCTCTTAAACACTGGCGTGGAAATCTTCGCCCAACCGCCAGGCAAAAAACTTGCCTCTATTGCACTCATGAGCGGCGGTGAGAAAGCGCTGACCGCCACCAGCCTGATCTTCTCCATCTTCCTCATCAAGCCCTCCCCTTTCTGTCTATTAGACGAAGTGGACGCGCCATTAGATGAAGCTAACGTAGACCGCTTCAGCCAAATGGTGGCCGAAATGTCAAAGATTTCACAATTTATTGTGATCACCCACAATAAGCGCACCATGGAAAAAGCCGATCAATTATACGGCGTCACCATGGAGCAAGCAGGCATTAGCAGGACCGTTCACGTACAAGTGAACGACAGAGCCCCCGCCCCTACACCTGCTGAATCCGAACTTTGGGTACAATGA
- the secE gene encoding preprotein translocase subunit SecE encodes MDTPLLGQNFLLSNLVGSALALIALIYSAFLNQRARDFIEQCIEELHKVAWPSWMETRKATFTVILVSLIAALILGFFDSIFGWLSNHDFFLG; translated from the coding sequence ATGGATACCCCATTGCTCGGACAAAATTTCCTTTTGTCAAACTTGGTAGGATCGGCGCTCGCGCTTATAGCTCTGATTTATAGTGCTTTTTTGAATCAAAGGGCTAGAGACTTTATCGAACAATGCATTGAAGAATTGCATAAAGTCGCATGGCCTTCTTGGATGGAAACACGGAAAGCGACCTTCACGGTGATTCTGGTGTCTTTGATTGCAGCGCTTATATTAGGCTTTTTTGACTCTATTTTTGGTTGGCTATCCAACCATGATTTCTTTTTGGGATAA
- the nusG gene encoding transcription termination/antitermination protein NusG, which translates to MTETTADLKWYVVHTYAGFENKVKKGLEDRIAQYSMGERFGEIWVPTEVVEEIKSGVRKSQSRKCFPSYILVQMDFSDETAHLVRNTAKVTGFVGNSKKPVPLSAAEVERMHAMVHGAPKVRAKIEFVEGDQVKVIEGPFANFSGAVEEVKPEKQKLRVLVSIFGRATPVELDYAQVERIA; encoded by the coding sequence ATGACCGAAACAACAGCAGATTTAAAATGGTATGTCGTGCATACCTATGCAGGATTTGAGAACAAGGTAAAAAAAGGCCTTGAAGATAGGATCGCTCAGTATTCGATGGGAGAGCGATTTGGCGAGATTTGGGTTCCGACCGAAGTTGTAGAAGAAATTAAATCGGGCGTTCGTAAGTCTCAAAGCCGTAAATGCTTTCCAAGCTACATATTAGTTCAGATGGACTTTTCAGATGAAACTGCGCATTTGGTGCGTAACACTGCGAAAGTAACTGGCTTTGTGGGTAATTCTAAAAAGCCTGTACCTTTGAGCGCTGCTGAAGTTGAACGGATGCATGCGATGGTGCATGGCGCCCCTAAAGTCCGGGCGAAGATTGAGTTTGTGGAAGGCGACCAAGTCAAAGTAATTGAAGGTCCGTTCGCAAACTTTAGTGGCGCAGTGGAAGAAGTGAAGCCCGAAAAGCAGAAACTGCGTGTTTTGGTATCTATTTTTGGCCGTGCAACACCTGTTGAATTGGATTACGCGCAAGTAGAGCGTATTGCGTAA
- the rplK gene encoding 50S ribosomal protein L11 encodes MAKKITAFIKLQIPAGKATPAPPVGPALGQHGLNIPGFCKEFNARTQDQAGMVIPIVITAYSDKSFTFECKTPPASILLKKAAGLKTDKKPGAGAKNPGKEKVGKVTLEQVAQIAKTKAPDLNCYDVEAGIRIISGTARSMGIEVGA; translated from the coding sequence ATGGCAAAGAAGATTACAGCATTTATTAAGCTGCAGATTCCGGCAGGAAAGGCCACACCAGCCCCACCAGTAGGACCTGCGTTAGGTCAACACGGCCTCAATATTCCAGGTTTCTGTAAAGAGTTTAATGCTCGGACACAGGATCAAGCTGGAATGGTGATCCCGATCGTGATCACGGCTTATTCCGATAAGTCTTTCACTTTCGAGTGCAAAACACCCCCAGCATCGATTCTGCTGAAGAAAGCTGCCGGCCTTAAAACCGACAAAAAGCCAGGTGCAGGAGCTAAAAACCCAGGCAAGGAAAAAGTTGGTAAAGTGACCCTCGAACAAGTTGCTCAGATCGCTAAAACCAAAGCGCCTGATTTGAACTGTTACGATGTGGAAGCTGGAATTCGAATCATTTCAGGTACTGCCCGTTCTATGGGCATTGAGGTTGGGGCTTAA
- the rplA gene encoding 50S ribosomal protein L1, which yields MSKHGKKFIQASKKVEPQKRYAVSEACALVKECKTAKFDESVDVAMNLGVDPKHADQNIRGAVALPHGTGKTVRIAVFAKGPKAKEAEDAGADVVGAEDLATRIEGGFMDFDKVIASPDMMAVVGKLGKVLGPRGLMPNPKVGTVTMDVAKAVKEIKAGKIEFKVDKTGTLHAPLGRVSFSVEDLQNNLKTLFAAVLRAKPATVKGQYVRKVTLSSTMGPGVKLDVSQMMTVAE from the coding sequence ATGTCAAAGCACGGTAAAAAATTTATTCAGGCGAGCAAAAAAGTTGAACCTCAAAAGCGTTATGCTGTGAGCGAAGCTTGTGCTCTTGTCAAAGAATGCAAAACTGCAAAGTTTGATGAATCGGTTGATGTTGCGATGAACTTGGGTGTAGACCCGAAACACGCTGACCAAAACATCAGAGGCGCAGTCGCTCTGCCTCACGGTACCGGTAAAACTGTCCGTATCGCTGTATTTGCTAAAGGCCCTAAAGCTAAAGAAGCTGAAGATGCTGGCGCAGATGTGGTTGGTGCTGAAGACTTGGCTACCCGCATTGAAGGTGGCTTCATGGACTTCGATAAAGTGATCGCATCGCCAGATATGATGGCTGTTGTGGGTAAACTTGGTAAAGTTCTTGGACCTAGAGGTCTCATGCCTAACCCTAAAGTTGGCACAGTGACCATGGATGTGGCTAAGGCTGTTAAAGAAATTAAAGCCGGTAAGATTGAATTCAAGGTTGATAAGACTGGAACACTTCATGCACCACTCGGTCGCGTGTCTTTTTCAGTTGAAGATCTTCAAAACAATTTGAAAACTTTGTTTGCAGCAGTATTGCGCGCCAAGCCTGCGACTGTTAAAGGTCAGTACGTACGCAAAGTAACTCTATCATCAACGATGGGCCCTGGTGTGAAACTAGATGTGTCCCAGATGATGACTGTAGCTGAGTAG
- the rplJ gene encoding 50S ribosomal protein L10, with product MERADKQEQIEFLKGVFGSAESIVLTSVQGLNATQIATLRRNLHEAGVGFKVIKNKLARIASDSTPVKALFEDFANSTAIAWSDTDAVAPAKILVKFQEGLEKFEIKAGYNAGQRLDLARIKTFAKLPSLDELRAQLLGAINAVPAKLLAQINAPASHVVGVISAKVEKDKE from the coding sequence ATGGAACGAGCGGATAAACAAGAACAGATTGAATTTTTAAAGGGTGTTTTTGGTTCTGCTGAGTCAATTGTTTTGACCAGCGTCCAAGGCCTGAATGCCACCCAAATAGCCACGTTGCGCCGCAACCTTCATGAGGCAGGCGTTGGTTTTAAAGTAATTAAGAACAAATTAGCTCGCATCGCTTCTGACAGCACTCCTGTCAAAGCTTTGTTCGAAGACTTCGCAAACTCAACCGCAATCGCGTGGAGTGACACAGACGCTGTGGCACCTGCGAAGATTTTGGTTAAGTTCCAAGAAGGACTAGAGAAATTTGAGATTAAGGCTGGCTATAACGCTGGTCAAAGACTGGATTTGGCACGGATTAAAACATTCGCCAAATTGCCAAGTCTGGATGAATTGCGTGCGCAGTTGTTGGGCGCCATTAATGCTGTACCGGCTAAGTTGCTGGCTCAGATTAACGCTCCAGCATCGCATGTGGTGGGTGTAATTTCGGCAAAAGTAGAAAAGGATAAGGAGTAG